Proteins encoded in a region of the Prunus persica cultivar Lovell chromosome G4, Prunus_persica_NCBIv2, whole genome shotgun sequence genome:
- the LOC18780571 gene encoding sphingolipid delta(4)-desaturase DES1-like, with product MGRGGQGRGGHGEAEEEGVMATDFFWSYTDEPHASRRRQILSQYPQIKELFGPDPWAFLKITVVVLLQLWTATALHNAGWLKILAIAYFFGSFLNHNLFLAIHELSHNLAFSTPVYNRWLGIFANLPIGVPMSVTFQKYHLEHHRFQGVDGIDMDIPSKVEAHLVTNVVNKAIWVLLQLFFYAFRPVFLKPKPPGCWEFLNLFIQIALDVSMVYFCGWKSFAYLILSTFVGGGMHPMAGHFISEHYVFNPDQETYSYYGPLNLLTWSVGYHNEHHDFPRIPGSKLHKVKGIAPEYYEGLESYKSWSQVIYMYIMDRTVGPFSRMKRNPSKSE from the exons ATGGGAAGAGGGGGACAGGGAAGAGGGGGACATGGAGAGGCAGAAGAGGAGGGAGTGATGGCTACTGACTTTTTTTGGTCTTATACAGATGAGCCTCACGCTTCTAGGCGCCGTCAGATCCTCTCTCAGTACCCTCAGATAAAGGAGCTCTTTGGTCCTGACCCCTGGGCTTTCCTCAAG ATTACAGTGGTTGTCTTGCTTCAGCTCTGGACTGCCACAGCCCTCCACAATGCAGGCTGGCTGAAGATACTGGCAATAGCCTACTTCTTTGGCTCTTTCCTCAACCACAACCTCTTCTTGGCCATCCATGAGCTCAGTCACAATCTCGCCTTCTCAACTCCAGTCTACAACCGTTGGCTCGGTATTTTTGCTAACCTCCCAATCGGTGTTCCCATGTCCGTCACCTTCCAAAAATATCACCTTGAGCACCACCGTTTTCAAGGAGTAGACGGAATTGATATGGACATCCCGAGCAAGGTTGAAGCCCATTTGGTGACAAATGTAGTCAACAAAGCCATATGGGTTCTCCTTCAACTCTTCTTCTATGCTTTTCGGCCTGTGTTTCTCAAACCAAAGCCCCCTGGTTGTTGGGAGTTCCTCAACCTTTTCATTCAGATAGCCCTTGATGTTTCCATGGTCTATTTTTGTGGGTGGAAATCTTTTGCTTATTTGATCCTCTCTACATTTGTTGGGGGTGGGATGCACCCAATGGCTGGTCACTTCATTTCAGAGCATTATGTCTTCAACCCTGATCAGGAGACATATTCTTACTATGGCCCTCTTAATCTCCTCACTTGGAGCGTGGGGTACCACAACGAGCACCATGATTTCCCCAGAATTCCTGGGAGCAAGCTCCATAAGGTGAAGGGCATTGCACCAGAATACTATGAGGGTTTGGAGTCATATAAATCTTGGAGCCAAGTCATCTACATGTACATAATGGATCGAACAGTCGGGCCGTTCAGTCGAATGAAGAGAAATCCATCAAAATCTGAATAG
- the LOC18778371 gene encoding tetraspanin-19: MVTIARICLQSLLKLVNSVLGMVGIAMVLYGLWMVRVWLRDMDSSSVDQYDAAAAAAPWFICTFLGAGVFLCAITCIGYLAAKFAHGCCLSCYMLIIFIVLLLETAMTADILLNSDWEKDLPYDTTGKFHDFKDFVKSNFDMFKWIGLLIVLAQGFSILLALALRSVEPNQGSSYDSDEECPPARLPLINPNGQPPEYIVAAKNNNWNSNK, encoded by the exons ATGGTAACAATTGCAAGAATATGCCTGCAGTCACTACTTAAATTAGTGAATTCAGTTTTGGGAATGGTTGGAATTGCAATGGTTTTGTATGGTCTTTGGATGGTTAGAGTTTGGCTGAGGGACATGGACAGTTCATCCgttgatcaatatgatgctgctgctgctgctgctccatg GTTTATATGCACTTTTCTTGGCGCTGGTGTTTTCTTGTGTGCCATTACATGCATAGGCTATCTTGCTGCAAAATTTGCACATGGTTGTTGCCTCTCTTGC TATATGTTGATCATCTTTATTGTTCTTCTGTTGGAGACTGCGATGACTGCAGATATACTCCTAAATTCAGACTGGGAGAAG GATTTACCCTATGACACTACAGGAAAGTTCCATGATTTCAAAGATTTCGTGAAGTCAAATTTCGACATGTTTAAGTGGATAGGCTTGTTGATCGTATTAGCACAG GGGTTTTCAATCTTATTGGCATTGGCTCTAAGGTCAGTAGAGCCAAACCAAGGATCCAGCTATGATAGCGATGAAGAGTGTCCCCCAGCAAGACTCCCACTCATAAACCCTAATGGTCAACCGCCGGAATATATCGTTGCAGCCAAGAATAATAATTGGAAT TCAAACAAGTGA